In the Larus michahellis chromosome 6, bLarMic1.1, whole genome shotgun sequence genome, one interval contains:
- the TMEM150A gene encoding transmembrane protein 150A, which translates to MPGPRMPAWGILPVTLPAFTITGMWIVYAMALSNNHICPVHNWNYNQSCGVDSPGSCCTLDHIPLVSKCGTLPPESCFFSLICSLGSFMVILVGLLRYAHLLERLGPSLLNTLGLATGWVCAAGLTMVGNFQVDHAKVLHYIGAGVAFPTSMLFLLLQSILTYRMAKTPGQYWTGHLRSILTAVAFLTLVFSGVFFIQESFVLQHVAALCEWVFIIDVLVFYGTFTFEFGAISTDTFLVLLKASRAPKSYKGESSVSSTVHIHSHAEGLAMA; encoded by the exons ATGCCCGGCCCCAGGATGCCGGCCTGGGGGATCCTGCCCGTCACGCTTCCCGCCTTCACCATCACCGGCATGTGGATCGT GTACGCCATGGCACTCTCCAACAACCATATCTGCCCCGTCCATAACTG GAATTACAACCAGTCGTGTGGTGTGGACAGCCCCGGCTCCTGCTGCACGCTGGACCACATCCCCCTCGTCAG CAAATGTGGCACCCTGCCTCCCGAGAGCTGCTTCTTCAGCCTCATCTGCAGCCTGGGCTCCTTCATGG TCATCCTGGTGGGGCTGCTGCGCTACGCCCACCTCCTGGAGCGCCTCGGGCCATCCCTCCTCAACACCCTGGGGCTGGCCACCGGCTGGGTCTGCGCCGCTGGCCTCACCATGGTCGGCAACTTCCAG GTGGATCACGCCAAGGTGCTGCACTACATCGGAGCGGGGGTAGCCTTCCCCACCAGCATGctgttcctgctcctgcagtCCATCCTCACCTACCGCATGGCCAAAACCCCCGGGCAGTACTGGACCGGCCACTTACGTAGCATCCTCACCGCTGTGGCCTTCCTCACCCTTGTCTTCA GTGGTGTGTTCTTCATCCAGGAGAGCTTTGTGCTGCAGCATGTGGCTGCCCTGTGCGAGTGGGTGTTCATCATTGATGTCCTGGTCTTCTATGGCACCTTCACCTTTGAGTTTGGGGCCATCTCCACAGACACCTTCCTGGTCCTGCTGAAAGCCAGCCGGGCCCCCAAAAGTTACAAAGGCGAGAGCAGTGTGTCCAGCACGGTCCACATCCACAGCCATGCAGAGGGCCTGGCCATGGCCTGA
- the NFKB2 gene encoding nuclear factor NF-kappa-B p100 subunit isoform X1, whose product MLGLDGLLRPASSSPAGGRPRADMDEQFQPCLDGIDYDFNFSSHMMEQKEPLMETVEGPYLVIIEQPKQRGFRFRYGCEGPSHGGLPGASSEKGRKTYPTVKICNFTGMARIEVDLVTHSDPPRVHAHSLVGKQCNEAGNCVAIVGPKDMTAQFSNLGVLHVTKKNMMEIMKEKLKQQKMRNRSHQLTEAELREIELEAKELKKVMDLSIVRLRFTAYLRDSSGNFTLALQPVISDPIHDSKSPGASNLKISRMDKTAGSVRGGDEVYLLCDKVQKDDIEVRFYEDDENGWQAFGDFSPTDVHKQYAIVFRTPPYHKPKIDRPVTVFLQLKRKRGGDVSESKQFTYYPVVEDKEEVERKRKKVLPQFPQHFGGGSHMGGAGGGAGGFGSGGGEWGCLFPLPARAAMARSWGLPTPLWPHPAPPCFTGGNLSFPYSPGLAYNSIYSPGPHPVGGYQGGVQMKGPEMEGPGSDRQAPAESTYCKELQKQAQLYQLWMLALARRNAHALLDYSITADPRMLLAVQRHLAASQDENGDTPLHLAIIHEQTAVIKQLIEVIVSIPSQQIINISNNLQQTPLHLAVITKQPQVVQLLLQARADPTLLDRYGNSLLHLALQAGDEEMLKTLLAHLGSAAPYLLHLPNFHGLLPVHLAVKAKSLACLDLLVRMGADVNAVERQGGRTPLHLAVEMENLNMATHLVKKLGADVNSQTFAGNTPLHLAAGLGSPTLTKLLLKAGADMLCENDEPVSPSSSEASSDTDVDPEEQELAMELGEPAPAMECGTSPERPTQGHGQAGHRQRRCHTPLDLTRSQKVREILLQASQQGPEAELPTAPRPGNVLSLDNEVLQGLEQLLNQDCSGSDWIELAKRLGLCSLVETYKDTPSPSVSLLRSYELAGGSLGGLLEALDSMGLHKAVRMLHKTEALEKLQSTELKEDSAYGSESVEEEQAPALALKPGRGGELPHSQQPQVH is encoded by the exons ATGCTGGGGCTGGACGGGTTGCTGAGACCAGCCTCTTCCTCCCCG GCCGGCGGCCGGCCCCGCGCAGATATGGACGAGCAATTCCAGCCC TGCCTGGATGGGATTGACTACGACTTCAATTTCAGCTCCCACATGATGGAGCAGAAGGAGCCCCTGATGGAGACGG TGGAAGGTCCCTACCTTGTCATCATCGAGCAGCCAAAGCAG CGGGGATTCCGGTTTCGGTATGGCTGCGAGGGCCCTTCGCATGGGGGGCTGCCAGGAGCATCCAGCGAGAAGGGGCGCAAGACCTATCCCACCGTTAAG ATCTGCAACTTCACGGGGATGGCCCGGATCGAGGTGGACCTGGTGACACACAGCGACCCTCCCCGCGTGCATGCCCACAGCCTGGTGGGCAAGCAGTGCAATGAGGCTGGCAACTGCGTCGCGATCGTGGGACCCAAGGACATGACGGCTCA gttCAGCAACTTGGGTGTGCTCCACGTCACCAAGAAGAACATGATGGAGATCATGAAGGAAAAGCTGAAGCAGCAGAAGATGCGCAACAGGAGCCATCAGCTGACGG aagCGGAGCTGCGTGAGATTGAGCTGGAGGCAAAGGAGCTGAAGAAGGTGATGGACCTGAGCATCGTGCGGTTGCGCTTCACTGCCTACCTCCGTGACAGCAGCGGGAACTTCACGCTGGCCCTCCAGCCCGTCATTTCCGACCCCATCCACGATAGCA AGTCTCCGGGAGCTTCCAACCTGAAGATCTCACGGATGGATAAGACGGCAGGCTCAGTGCGGGGAGGGGACGAAGTCTACTTGCTGTGTGATAAAGTTCAGAAAG ATGACATCGAGGTGCGTTTCTATGAGGATGACGAGAATGGCTGGCAGGCCTTCGGGGACTTCTCTCCGACTGATGTGCACAAGCAG TATGCCATCGTCTTCCGCACGCCCCCCTACCACAAGCCCAAGATCGACCGTCCCGTCACCGTCTTCCTGCAGCTGAAGCGGAAGCGGGGGGGCGACGTGAGCGAGTCCAAGCAGTTCACCTACTACCCCGTGGTGGAAG ataaggaagaagtggagaggaaGCGCAAGAAagtcctgcctcagtttccccagcactTTGGCGGGGGCTCGCACATGGGGGGCGccggtgggggggctgggggcttcGGCTCTGGAGGAGGTGAGTGGGGatgcctcttccccctccctgctcggGCTGCCATGGCCCGGTCCTGGGGTCTCCCCACTCCCCTCTGGCCTCACCCGGCCCCCCCTTGCTTCACAGGCGGGAACCTCAGCTTCCCCTACTCCCCCGGGCTGGCCTACAACAGCATCTACTCGCCCGGCCCCCACCCTGTGGGGGGCTACCAGGGGGGTGTGCAGATGAAAGGCCCCGAGATGGAGGGTCCCGGGAGCGACAGGCAGGCGCCTGCGGAGAGCACCTACTGCAAGGAGCTGCAGAAGCAGG CTCAGCTCTACCAGCTGTGGATGCTGGCACTGGCCCGTCGCAATGCCCATGCCCTGCTCGACTACTCCATCACGGCCGACCCCCGCATGCTGCTGGCCGTCCAGAGGCATCTGGCTGCCTCGCAGGACGAGAATGGAGACAC GCCTTTGCACCTTGCTATTATCCATGAGCAGACAGCTGTGATCAAGCAGCTGATCGAGGTCATTGtcagcatccccagccagcagatCATCAACATCTCCAACAACCTGCAGCAG ACGCCGCTGCATCTGGCAGTCATCACCAAGCAGCCCCAAGtggtccagctcctgctgcaagCCCGTGCCGACCCCACCTTGCTGGACCGCTACGGCAATTCCTTGCTGCACCTGGCGCTCCAGGCTGGCGATGAAGAGATGCTGAAGACGCTTTTGGCCCACCTGGGCTCGGCTGCCCCTTACCTACTCCATCTCCCCAATTTCCATG GCCTCCTGCCTGTGCATTTGGCCGTGAAGGCAAAGAGTTTGGCCTGCCTGGACCTGCTGGTCAGGATGGGAGCGGACGTGAACGCGGTGGAGAGGCAGGGTGGGAGGACCCCACTGCACCTTGCCGTGGAGATGGAGAACCTGAACATGGCCACCCACCTGGTGAAGAAG CTGGGAGCAGATGTCAACAGCCAGACCTTCGCTGGGAATACCCCCCTGCACCTGGCTGCCGGCCTGGGCTCCCCCACTCTCACCAAACTGCTCCTCAAAGCTG GGGCAGATATGCTGTGCGAGAACGACGAGCCCGTGAGCCCATCCTCGTCGGAGGCCAGCAGTGACACAGATGTTGACcctgaggagcaggagctggccaTGGAGCTGGGGGAGCCAGCCCCGGCCATGGAGTGCGGCACCAGTCCCGAGCGCCCCACGCAGGGGCAtgggcaggcagggcacaggcagcgcCGCTGCCACACGCCCCTGGATCTGACTCGGAGCCAGAAG GTGCGGGAGATCCTGCTGCAGGCCTCCCAGCAGGGCCCTGaggcagagctgcccactgcCCCCCGACCAG GGAACGTTCTGTCGCTGGACAATgaggtgctgcaggggctggagcagctgctgaaccAGGACTGCAGTGGGTCAGACTGGATTGAGCTGGCCAAGCGCCTGGGGCTCTGCAGCCTGGTGGAGACCTACAAGGACACCCCCTCGCCCAGCGTCAGCCTCCTGCGCAGTTACGAG CTGGcagggggcagcctgggggggctgctggaaGCGCTGGACTCCATGGGGCTCCACAAGGCTGTGAGGATGCTCCACAAAACCGAGGCGCTGGAGAAGCTGCAAAGCACAG AGCTGAAGGAAGACAGTGCCTACGGCAGCGAGTCGGTGGAGGAAGAGCAGGCGCCTGCGCTGGCCCTGaagccagggcgggggggtgagctgccccacagccagcagccaCAGGTGCACTGA
- the NFKB2 gene encoding nuclear factor NF-kappa-B p100 subunit isoform X2: MLGLDGLLRPASSSPAGGRPRADMDEQFQPCLDGIDYDFNFSSHMMEQKEPLMETVEGPYLVIIEQPKQRGFRFRYGCEGPSHGGLPGASSEKGRKTYPTVKICNFTGMARIEVDLVTHSDPPRVHAHSLVGKQCNEAGNCVAIVGPKDMTAQFSNLGVLHVTKKNMMEIMKEKLKQQKMRNRSHQLTEAELREIELEAKELKKVMDLSIVRLRFTAYLRDSSGNFTLALQPVISDPIHDSKSPGASNLKISRMDKTAGSVRGGDEVYLLCDKVQKDDIEVRFYEDDENGWQAFGDFSPTDVHKQYAIVFRTPPYHKPKIDRPVTVFLQLKRKRGGDVSESKQFTYYPVVEDKEEVERKRKKVLPQFPQHFGGGSHMGGAGGGAGGFGSGGGGNLSFPYSPGLAYNSIYSPGPHPVGGYQGGVQMKGPEMEGPGSDRQAPAESTYCKELQKQAQLYQLWMLALARRNAHALLDYSITADPRMLLAVQRHLAASQDENGDTPLHLAIIHEQTAVIKQLIEVIVSIPSQQIINISNNLQQTPLHLAVITKQPQVVQLLLQARADPTLLDRYGNSLLHLALQAGDEEMLKTLLAHLGSAAPYLLHLPNFHGLLPVHLAVKAKSLACLDLLVRMGADVNAVERQGGRTPLHLAVEMENLNMATHLVKKLGADVNSQTFAGNTPLHLAAGLGSPTLTKLLLKAGADMLCENDEPVSPSSSEASSDTDVDPEEQELAMELGEPAPAMECGTSPERPTQGHGQAGHRQRRCHTPLDLTRSQKVREILLQASQQGPEAELPTAPRPGNVLSLDNEVLQGLEQLLNQDCSGSDWIELAKRLGLCSLVETYKDTPSPSVSLLRSYELAGGSLGGLLEALDSMGLHKAVRMLHKTEALEKLQSTELKEDSAYGSESVEEEQAPALALKPGRGGELPHSQQPQVH, encoded by the exons ATGCTGGGGCTGGACGGGTTGCTGAGACCAGCCTCTTCCTCCCCG GCCGGCGGCCGGCCCCGCGCAGATATGGACGAGCAATTCCAGCCC TGCCTGGATGGGATTGACTACGACTTCAATTTCAGCTCCCACATGATGGAGCAGAAGGAGCCCCTGATGGAGACGG TGGAAGGTCCCTACCTTGTCATCATCGAGCAGCCAAAGCAG CGGGGATTCCGGTTTCGGTATGGCTGCGAGGGCCCTTCGCATGGGGGGCTGCCAGGAGCATCCAGCGAGAAGGGGCGCAAGACCTATCCCACCGTTAAG ATCTGCAACTTCACGGGGATGGCCCGGATCGAGGTGGACCTGGTGACACACAGCGACCCTCCCCGCGTGCATGCCCACAGCCTGGTGGGCAAGCAGTGCAATGAGGCTGGCAACTGCGTCGCGATCGTGGGACCCAAGGACATGACGGCTCA gttCAGCAACTTGGGTGTGCTCCACGTCACCAAGAAGAACATGATGGAGATCATGAAGGAAAAGCTGAAGCAGCAGAAGATGCGCAACAGGAGCCATCAGCTGACGG aagCGGAGCTGCGTGAGATTGAGCTGGAGGCAAAGGAGCTGAAGAAGGTGATGGACCTGAGCATCGTGCGGTTGCGCTTCACTGCCTACCTCCGTGACAGCAGCGGGAACTTCACGCTGGCCCTCCAGCCCGTCATTTCCGACCCCATCCACGATAGCA AGTCTCCGGGAGCTTCCAACCTGAAGATCTCACGGATGGATAAGACGGCAGGCTCAGTGCGGGGAGGGGACGAAGTCTACTTGCTGTGTGATAAAGTTCAGAAAG ATGACATCGAGGTGCGTTTCTATGAGGATGACGAGAATGGCTGGCAGGCCTTCGGGGACTTCTCTCCGACTGATGTGCACAAGCAG TATGCCATCGTCTTCCGCACGCCCCCCTACCACAAGCCCAAGATCGACCGTCCCGTCACCGTCTTCCTGCAGCTGAAGCGGAAGCGGGGGGGCGACGTGAGCGAGTCCAAGCAGTTCACCTACTACCCCGTGGTGGAAG ataaggaagaagtggagaggaaGCGCAAGAAagtcctgcctcagtttccccagcactTTGGCGGGGGCTCGCACATGGGGGGCGccggtgggggggctgggggcttcGGCTCTGGAGGAG GCGGGAACCTCAGCTTCCCCTACTCCCCCGGGCTGGCCTACAACAGCATCTACTCGCCCGGCCCCCACCCTGTGGGGGGCTACCAGGGGGGTGTGCAGATGAAAGGCCCCGAGATGGAGGGTCCCGGGAGCGACAGGCAGGCGCCTGCGGAGAGCACCTACTGCAAGGAGCTGCAGAAGCAGG CTCAGCTCTACCAGCTGTGGATGCTGGCACTGGCCCGTCGCAATGCCCATGCCCTGCTCGACTACTCCATCACGGCCGACCCCCGCATGCTGCTGGCCGTCCAGAGGCATCTGGCTGCCTCGCAGGACGAGAATGGAGACAC GCCTTTGCACCTTGCTATTATCCATGAGCAGACAGCTGTGATCAAGCAGCTGATCGAGGTCATTGtcagcatccccagccagcagatCATCAACATCTCCAACAACCTGCAGCAG ACGCCGCTGCATCTGGCAGTCATCACCAAGCAGCCCCAAGtggtccagctcctgctgcaagCCCGTGCCGACCCCACCTTGCTGGACCGCTACGGCAATTCCTTGCTGCACCTGGCGCTCCAGGCTGGCGATGAAGAGATGCTGAAGACGCTTTTGGCCCACCTGGGCTCGGCTGCCCCTTACCTACTCCATCTCCCCAATTTCCATG GCCTCCTGCCTGTGCATTTGGCCGTGAAGGCAAAGAGTTTGGCCTGCCTGGACCTGCTGGTCAGGATGGGAGCGGACGTGAACGCGGTGGAGAGGCAGGGTGGGAGGACCCCACTGCACCTTGCCGTGGAGATGGAGAACCTGAACATGGCCACCCACCTGGTGAAGAAG CTGGGAGCAGATGTCAACAGCCAGACCTTCGCTGGGAATACCCCCCTGCACCTGGCTGCCGGCCTGGGCTCCCCCACTCTCACCAAACTGCTCCTCAAAGCTG GGGCAGATATGCTGTGCGAGAACGACGAGCCCGTGAGCCCATCCTCGTCGGAGGCCAGCAGTGACACAGATGTTGACcctgaggagcaggagctggccaTGGAGCTGGGGGAGCCAGCCCCGGCCATGGAGTGCGGCACCAGTCCCGAGCGCCCCACGCAGGGGCAtgggcaggcagggcacaggcagcgcCGCTGCCACACGCCCCTGGATCTGACTCGGAGCCAGAAG GTGCGGGAGATCCTGCTGCAGGCCTCCCAGCAGGGCCCTGaggcagagctgcccactgcCCCCCGACCAG GGAACGTTCTGTCGCTGGACAATgaggtgctgcaggggctggagcagctgctgaaccAGGACTGCAGTGGGTCAGACTGGATTGAGCTGGCCAAGCGCCTGGGGCTCTGCAGCCTGGTGGAGACCTACAAGGACACCCCCTCGCCCAGCGTCAGCCTCCTGCGCAGTTACGAG CTGGcagggggcagcctgggggggctgctggaaGCGCTGGACTCCATGGGGCTCCACAAGGCTGTGAGGATGCTCCACAAAACCGAGGCGCTGGAGAAGCTGCAAAGCACAG AGCTGAAGGAAGACAGTGCCTACGGCAGCGAGTCGGTGGAGGAAGAGCAGGCGCCTGCGCTGGCCCTGaagccagggcgggggggtgagctgccccacagccagcagccaCAGGTGCACTGA